Proteins from a genomic interval of Nematostella vectensis chromosome 12, jaNemVect1.1, whole genome shotgun sequence:
- the LOC116613968 gene encoding uncharacterized protein LOC116613968 — protein MDVEESLEVDVVDGKQPTITEELLQIVEDFGDYIEKFMFEIVTFLAVIDSSMGLIKDLLSMFGFSGWKMTFFPTFSFVVTIGVFLFGSKKRKGKRDADAAGLDGLGDALEMLDDIIEVVDEVAGEIDDEGGLGVGDYGSDSEQEEDGQETEKDPGENPEEPQLGARVDEGAPGPSAFGKAIRLIVVVVGLLAKLTKGGRGKESAEEEVNQDVMPTTTGGQSPPNEAKQNKSGITLVEASKELERETGELVKAVQSDSLKAASLVQHGSSEVGRLVNKNTTDVLHKTGVSSISSGLIREVGFIGGKLSQEATSLAGKAGKHSLDGLKGNPLLQATGTAKLGSGLYREVDFISGKLTQEANSAATKAGVKLLSNGLKTDTKGESVDKVSCNAAQQDGTVRRDKRTQYLPEKGKNHKVSFKSTLKASSVESDISLLEKNDFLQSGPTSRQYQLESGYLIGEIGSLECVTSVKPQNLRTEFERTNLSKTDVESDIEAVATKGLFSFNENLNRVSGTKDTEKVDELGRNTTTLSAYPIGSREQIVKGNNSKGSVETGINSLLGAEAIESVMDDAKDFAGSTSAATKSLNDQATKGLNEAKRRTGGLLQIAVRLFRVIMRALNRKKGGDGASADTASSAELGGDAKTSEGASGKKDETPGKEEGVPVAGARSADDGGGDIGAGLAGIAASVGKGGGKGGLVGIIRTVVGVVVRLVAMVRKNKPAESVPAAAETQDSQVNFEEDSDDEFFDAEEEVVKAEPRTANEAETLQPRLVEESKASSRVVSEGVKTSMLGDTSAALNGQYLGAETTGTRHSVQVGQPGTTSKGVVILDNERDGVDTGRPNQRVTLKISGGQSQQGKTDAATNSIVIDIDAPVVLHSSSTAKDNARSTERDQSIHQYTCSDNSVPGATPLGSTPMKYTENTIQGNAMPGKCFAGQNNVRDFNGETNPGKSKLISDVSRRVPGRNFTEKNVDCKDVDGQSPLGNFENSEKRNMSNGLVAEHDYLNYTAQSISKNPLISYESSSDDDAELDVIRNKYLQEIVPNTEEMKFLSVERKYNKKASTLRTVNTEDMIIERPFLTSKSESYFLGNAQQKVAPSSRPIISGRETMKARLQRLEEEGHKGFSTINRGYAVDSDMSGDCEINRKVVVGKRESMRSRMQQANMAQDSEAFVCHKAKAQGTTRNDTGAQVFVRGQDRVASIHNRPKGYRDKRVAREFATLSPQSSDVAPVNGRPQWYKDERVAHEFATLSPRSSDVAQSPNNIISTVQSLLGDVQSTDTSIMSELQSYLSDEDIVHLRDSRLTKPTPEHKDQIRSSRNSERQSKKRNNLEKRLHELEKKLQKRAKSITPTRKHSRKDRGQITPERIGQGKSPDGRGGAMSPGGRGRQPLDSPLQGLETIRDLLQKLEKRPYLSSKQLVLKSSEKKARKPRAVGQDKLGTKDEKINRRRYNQPPVEDSSSPVSDRPRPAVLSYSDVAVSLSSSEPNTRFSDDSITITEFSETSSTSRMGTPVPSSSHWEDSKGTRNARYRV, from the exons ATGGATGTGGAAGAGAGCTTAGAAGTCGATGTCGTCGACGGAAAGCAGCCTACTATCACCGAAGAACTTCTTCAGATCGTGGAAGACTTCGGTGACTACATTGAAAAGTTCATGTTCGAGATCGTTACTTTCCTCGCTGTCATCGACTCCTCGATGGGTCTGATCAAGGATCTCTTATCAATGTTTGGGTTCTCAGGGTGGAAGATGACTTTCTTCCCGACCTTTTCCTTTGTAGTTACCATTGGGGTATTTTTATTTGGATCAAAAAAGCGCAAAGGAAAGCGTGACGCGGATGCTGCTGGACTTGATGGGCTTGGAGATGCCTTGGAGATGTTGGACGATATCATTGAGGTGGTGGATGAGGTTGCTGGGGAGATAGATGACGAGGGAGGTCTGGGGGTCGGTGACTATGGTAGCGACAGTGAGCAGGAGGAAGATGGCCAGGAAACAGAGAAGGACCCAGGAGAAAACCCCGAGGAACCCCAGTTAGGTGCGAGAGTAGATGAAGGTGCTCCGGGTCCAAGTGCGTTCGGAAAGGCCATTCGATTgattgtcgttgttgttggaTTGCTTGCAAAGTTGACTAAAGGAGGAAGGGGTAAAGAGAGCGCTGAAGAGGAGGTGAATCAAGATGTTATGCCTACGACAACAGGTGGCCAAAGCCCACCTAAcgaagcaaaacaaaacaaatccGGGATAACACTTGTTGAGGCGAGCAAAGAGCTCGAAAGAGAAACCGGGGAGCTTGTCAAAGCCGTACAAAGCGACTCATTAAAGGCTGCAAGTCTTGTACAACATGGATCTTCAGAAGTTGGGAGACTTGTGAACAAGAACACTACTGACGTCCTACACAAGACTGGTGTATCTTCAATAAGCAGCGGATTGATAAGAGAGGTTGGTTTTATTGGCGGAAAGCTTTCACAAGAAGCGACGAGTTTAGCAGGTAAAGCAGGCAAACATTCTCTAGATGGATTAAAAGGAAACCCTTTACTTCAAGCAACAGGGACTGCAAAGCTTGGCTCGGGATTGTATCGAGAAGTGGACTTTATTTCTGGTAAGCTAACGCAGGAAGCCAATTCAGCTGCTACCAAAGCTGGTGTGAAGCTATTGTCAAACGGTTTGAAAACAGATACAAAAGGGGAATCCGTGGATAAGGTATCTTGCAATGCAGCACAACAAGATGGCACTGTTAGAAGAGATAAAAGAACTCAGTATTTACCCGAGAAAGGCAAAAATCATAAGGTATCATTCAAGTCGACACTGAAAGCTTCTTCTGTAGAAAGTGATATAAGTTTGCTAGAAAAGAATGACTTTCTTCAATCAGGACCAACATCTCGCCAGTATCAACTTGAAAGTGGGTATTTAATTGGTGAAATAGGCAGTTTGGAGTGTGTGACATCGGTTAAGCCACAAAATTTGAGAACTGAATTCGAAAGGACCAACTTGTCAAAAACTGATGTTGAGTCCGATATTGAAGCTGTTGCAACCAAGGGGTTATTTTCATTCAATGAGAACTTAAACCGAGTCAGCGGAACCAAGGACACAGAAAAAGTAGACGAGTTAGGAAGAAACACAACGACTTTGAGTGCATATCCTATCGGTTCAAGAGAACAGATTGTTAAGGGAAATAATTCTAAAGGTTCTGTAGAAACTGGGATAAATTCGCTTTTGGGAGCCGAAGCCATCGAGAGCGTCATGGATGACGCCAAGGACTTTGCTGGGTCTACAAGTGCGGCAACAAAAAGCTTGAACGATCAGGCTACTAAAGGGCTCAACGAAGCGAAGCGACGAACAGGCGGGCTATTACAAATAGCCGTGCGGCTTTTCCGGGTGATAATGCGAGCGCTGAACCGTAAAAAGGGCGGCGATGGGGCATCTGCGGACACTGCATCTAGTGCTGAGTTAGGCGGAGACGCAAAGACATCGGAGGGTGCTTCAGGGAAGAAAGATGAAACCCCGGGGAAAGAGGAAGGTGTTCCTGTTGCTGGGGCAAGAAGTGCGGATGACGGTGGGGGTGATATCGGTGCTGGTCTGGCTGGTATCGCAGCCTCTGTGGGAAAGGGTGGAGGCAAAGGCGGACTGGTGGGTATCATAAGGACGGTAGTGGGTGTTGTCGTGCGCCTGGTAGCGATGGTTAGGAAGAACAAACCAGCGGAGTCCGTGCCAGCTGCGGCAGAGACTCAAGACTCGCAAGTGAATTTTGAAGAGGACTCGGATGATGAGTTTTTTGACGCTGAAGAAGAAGTTGTAAAGGCTGAGCCCCGCACAGCAAACGAAGCCGAAACCTTACAGCCCCGCCTTGTAGAAGAATCTAAAGCTTCCTCTCGTGTGGTAAGTGAAGGAGTTAAGACTTCTATGCTGGGGGATACCTCTGCAGCATTGAATGGACAGTATCTGGGTGCTGAGACTACAGGAACACGGCATTCAGTTCAAGTAGGCCAACCTGGCACAACAAGCAAAGGTGTAGTTATATTAGATAATGAACGCGACGGTGTGGACACTGGCAGACCAAACCAAAGGGTCACTCTGAAAATATCTGGAGGACAGAGCCAACAGGGGAAGACGGATGCGGCTACTAACTCTATAGTCATTGATATTGATGCCCCGGTTGTCTTGCATAGTTCAAGTACGGCAAAAGATAATGCGAGAAGCACAGAACGTGATCAATCTATACATCAGTATACTTGCAGTGACAATAGTGTACCGGGTGCTACGCCCCTAGGATCGACACCCATGAAATATACAGAGAATACAATTCAAGGGAATGCGATGCCTGGAAAATGTTTTGCTGGACAAAACAATGTTAGAGATTTTAATGGAGAAACGAATCCAGGAAAAAGTAAACTTATAAGCGATGTTTCAAGAAGAGTCCCTGGACGGaattttacagaaaaaaatgtggATTGCAAAGATGTGGATGGACAAAGTCCTCTtggaaattttgaaaattccGAAAAAAGGAATATGTCTAATGGCCTTGTGGCTGAGCACGACTACCTGAACTACACAGCTCAGTCTATTTCCAAGAATCCTCTTATATCTTACGAAAGCTCTTCCGACGATGACGCAGAACTGGACGTGATTCGAAATAAATACCTTCAGGAAATCGTACCAAATACTGAAGAAATGAAATTCCTTTCTgtagaaagaaaatacaacaaaaaagcaAGCACGTTAAGAACGGTCAATACGGAAGACATGATAATTGAGAGGCCTTTTCTAACAAGTAAATCCGAGTCTTATTTCTTAGGAAACGCTCAACAGAAAGTAGCACCTAGTTCCAGGCCTATCATTAGTGGCCGAGAGACAATGAAAGCGAGGCTTCAGAGGCTAGAGGAAGAAGGACATAAGGGATTTAGCACTATTAATCGCGGATACGCGGTCGATAGTGATATGTCTGGCGATTGTGAAATAAATCGGAAGGTCGTCGTTGGTAAAAGAGAATCGATGAGAAGTCGAATGCAGCAGGCGAATATGGCGCAAGACTCGGAGGCGTTTGTGTGTCACAAAGCTAAAGCTCAAGGAACAACTAGAAATGATACAGGAGCGCAGGTGTTCGTGCGTGGACAAGATAGAGTAGCGTCCATACATAATCGACCAAAGGGCTATAGAGATAAGAGAGTTGCACGCGAGTTTGCAACACTGTCGCCACAATCCTCAGATGTTGCACCCGTAAATGGCCGACCACAGTGGTATAAAGATGAAAGAGTCGCGCACGAGTTTGCAACATTGTCGCCGCGATCTTCGGATGTTGCACAATCTCCAAATAACATCATATCCACAGTACAGTCTTTATTAGGGGATGTGCAAAGTACGGACACCTCGATCATGTCTGAACTCCAATCGTACCTATCGGATGAAGACATTGTTCATCTCCGAGACTCTCGACTGACTAAACCAACGCCAGAGCATAAAGATCAAATACGTTCCTCCCGTAATTCCGAAAGGCAatcaaaaaagagaaataatcttgaaaagcgGCTTCACGAGTTGGAAAAAAAGTTGCAAAAAAGAGCAAAATCGATTACGCCCACGAGAAAGCATTCGCGAAAGGACAGGGGACAAATAACACCGGAGCGGATTGGACAAGGGAAATCCCCAGACGGGAGGGGAGGGGCTATGTcacctggggggagggggaggcagCCGTTGGACTCCCCTCTGCAAGGACTTGAAACCATAAGGGATTTGCTTCAGAAACTGGAGAAGCGCCCATATTTGTCGAGCAAACAGCTCGTGTTAAAGTCTTCTGAGAAGAAGGCGCGTAAACCAAGGGCGGTAGGACAAGACAAACTGGGAACAAAGGACGAGAAG ATTAATCGCCGCAGGTATAACCAACCACCGGTTGAGGATTCCTCTTCTCCAGTCTCCGACAGACCACGACCAGCGGTTCTAAGCTACTCTGACGTAGCTGTCAGTCTAAGTAGCTCCGAGCCAAACACAAGATTTAGTGATGATTCAATTACGATAACTGAATTTTCCGAAACATCATCAACTTCACGTATGGGAACTCCAGTACCGTCCAGTTCGCATTGGGAGGACTCCAAGGGCACTAGGAATGCTAGATATCGTGTCTAA